A segment of the Superficieibacter sp. HKU1 genome:
CAATCTGTCGGTCACGGTTAACCGGCAGGCTAATGTCAGCCAGCCGGATACGCCGTTTGGCGGCGGTCAGACGGTGGTCACGCCGCAAACGCAAATCGATCTGCGCCAGAGCGGTGGATCGCTGCAAAGCGTCAACGCCAGCGCTAACCTGAACAGCGTGGTGCGCGGACTCAATGCGCTGGGCGCAACGCCGATGGAACTGATGTCAATTTTGCAGTCAATGCAAAGCGCTGGCTGCCTGCGGGCCAAAGTGGAAATCATCTGATGCTGAGCGATAGCAAACTTCTCTCCAGCGCCGCCTGGGATGCGCAGTCGCTGAACGAACTGAAAAACAAAACCGGTCAGGATCCGCAGGCGAATCTGAAGCCGGTGGCGCGTCAGGTCGAAGGGATGTTTGTCCAGATGATGCTGAAAAGTATGCGTGAGGCATTGCCGAAGGACGGGCTGTTCGGCAGCGATCAAACGCGGCTTTACACCAGTATGTACGACCAGCAAATTGCCCAGCAGATGACCGCAGGCAAAGGGCTGGGACTGGCTGAAATGATGGTTAAGCAAATGGCGGCGGGGCAATCCCAGCCGTCAGAGCAACCCACGCAGACGCCGATGCGCTTCGACCTTGAAACGGTGACCAGTTATCAGAATCAGACGCTGACGCAGATGGTGCGTAAAGCGTTGCCGAAAGTACCGGAATCTTCAGATACGGCTCTTTCCGGCGACAGTAAAGATTTTCTGGCACAGCTTTCGCTCCCGGCGCGGCTGGCGAGCGAGCAGAGCGGGATCCCGCATCACCTGATTCTGGCGCAGGCGGCGCTGGAATCGGGCTGGGGGCAGCGGCAGATCAAACGTGAAAACGGCGAACCCAGTTTCAACCTGTTCGGTGTGAAGGCGACCTCCAGCTGGAAAGGGCCGGTAACCGAAATTACCACCACCGAATTTGAGAATGGCGAAGCCAAAAAGGTCAAAGCTAAATTCCGCGTTTATAGTTCGTATCTGGAAGCGCTTTCTGATTATGTCGGGCTCCTGACCCGCAACCCACGCTATGCAGCGGTGACGACCGCGTCCAGCGCAGAGCAGGGCGCGCAGGCGTTGCAAAATGCCGGTTATGCCACCGACCCGGCCTATGCCCGCAAGTTGACCAGCATGATCCAGCAGATGAAAGCGATGAGCGACAAGGTCAGTAAAGCCTACGGTAACGATATCGAAAATCTGTTCTGAAACGACTCAAGTTCAGTGACGTCCTGCCGATAACTGTTAACGGGACTCATGTCTGAAAGTGTAAAAGGAACCTCCATGTCCAGTTTGATTAACAGCGCCATGAGCGGGCTTAGCGCAGCGCAGGCCGCGCTTAATACCGTCAGTAACAACATCTCCAGCTATAACGTTGCGGGCTATACCCGTCAAACGACGGTATTTGCCCAGGCGAACAGCACTCTGGGTGCGGGCGGCTGGATCGGCAACGGGGCCAATGTCTCCGGCGTGCAGCGTGAATACGATGCCTTCATTACCAATCAGCTGCGCTCTGCGCAAAATCAGAGCGCCGGGCTGACCACGCGTTATGAGCAGATGTCGAAAATCGACGACATGCTTTCCAGCAGCACCAATACACTTTCAACGACGCTGCAAGATTTCTTTTCCTCGATGCAGACCCTGGTGAGCAACGCGGAAGATCCTTCTGCGCGTCAGGCCGTGATCGGCAAAGCCGACGGGCTGGTTAACCAGTTTAAAGTCACCGACCAGTATCTGCGTGACCAGGATAAACAGGTCAATATCGCGGTCGGCTCCAGCGTTGAGCAGATCAACAACTACAGCAAGCAGATCGCCAATCTTAACGATCAGATTTCGCGTCTGACCGGGGTGGGCGCGGGCGCATCGCCTAACGATTTGCTGGATCAGCGCGATCAGCTGGTGTCCGAGCTGAATAAAGTGGTCGGCGTCGAAGTGAGCGTGCAGGATAGCGGCATCTATAACGTGACGATGGCGAACGGCTATACGCTGGTGCAGGGTTCCACGGCGCGTCAGCTGGCAGCCGTACCGTCCAGCGCCGATCCATCACGCACCACGGTGGCATATGTTGACCC
Coding sequences within it:
- the flgJ gene encoding flagellar assembly peptidoglycan hydrolase FlgJ, whose translation is MLSDSKLLSSAAWDAQSLNELKNKTGQDPQANLKPVARQVEGMFVQMMLKSMREALPKDGLFGSDQTRLYTSMYDQQIAQQMTAGKGLGLAEMMVKQMAAGQSQPSEQPTQTPMRFDLETVTSYQNQTLTQMVRKALPKVPESSDTALSGDSKDFLAQLSLPARLASEQSGIPHHLILAQAALESGWGQRQIKRENGEPSFNLFGVKATSSWKGPVTEITTTEFENGEAKKVKAKFRVYSSYLEALSDYVGLLTRNPRYAAVTTASSAEQGAQALQNAGYATDPAYARKLTSMIQQMKAMSDKVSKAYGNDIENLF